One genomic segment of Centropristis striata isolate RG_2023a ecotype Rhode Island chromosome 13, C.striata_1.0, whole genome shotgun sequence includes these proteins:
- the LOC131984014 gene encoding interferon-induced protein 44-like, whose amino-acid sequence MDWFVNLFLPSPPRRRRSPTPPPPPKCFDQPWRTLPDNNQSLTFVKNYQPGNRDVSRLRILLHGPIGAGKSSFINSVDTVLQGRVTGRAPTDAISGRSFTTKYKTYKFKKASGGFYSVVFNDIMGFEKATNTGVDVEEVKLALKGHVAENHEFNAQRRLMAGDSGYRSSPTLADKVQVLVCVIPADQINIVAKEVVEKLRDVRLAASDMGIPQLVIITKVDEACPEAKRNLKNVYKSIYLKELVDKCHLLLGIPVNCIFLVKNYCSEVEPNDVTDALILSALKQMVNFGDDYVSYLE is encoded by the exons ATGGATTGGtttgtaaatttatttttaccatCTCCTCCTCGTCGTCGTCGTAGTCCAacgccacctcctcctccta AGTGCTTTGATCAGCCATGGAGGACTCTGCCAGA CAACAATCAGAGTCTCACCTTTGTGAAAAACTACCAACCTGGGAACAGGGACGTCAGTCGTCTCAGGATTCTGCTTCATGGACCAATCGGTGCCGGCAAGTCCAGTTTCATCAACTCTGTGGACACTGTCTTACAAGGCAGAGTTACCGGTCGAGCTCCGACAGATGCAATCTCTGGGAGAAGCTTCACCACAAAG TACAAGACGTACAAGTTCAAGAAAGCTTCGGGTGGCTTTTATTCTGTCGTTTTCAATGACATCATGGGATTCGAGAAAGCCACCAACACTGGAGTTGATGTGGAAGAGGTCAAACTGGCCCTGAAAGGACATGTTGCAGAAAATCACGAG TTCAATGCCCAACGGCGGTTGATGGCGGGTGATAGCGGTTACAGGTCATCTCCCACTCTGGCTGACAAAGTTCAAGTCCTGGTTTGTGTCATTCCTGCCGACCAAATAAATATAGTAGCTAAAGAAGTTGTGGAGAAGCTAAGAGATGTCAGACTCGCAGCCAGTGACATGG GAATTCCCCAACTGGTTATTATCACCAAAGTGGATGAAGCCTGTCCTGAGGCGAAAAGAAATCTGAAGAATGTCTACAAGAGCATTTACCTGAAGGAACTG GTCGACAAATGCCACCTCTTATTGGGGATTCCAGTGAACTGCATCTTTCTTGTGAAGAACTACTGTTCAGAAGTCGAGCCCAACGATGTGACTGATGCTCTGATACTGAGCGCACTGAAGCAGATGGTTAACTTTGGTGACGACTACGTCAGCTACCTCGAGtag